A window from Methylococcus mesophilus encodes these proteins:
- a CDS encoding methanol/ethanol family PQQ-dependent dehydrogenase yields MKKPVKSWLIASSIASLLAVPGVSFANAEVEALTKDPKNFATWGGNYAGTRYSTLDQINFKNAKHLQPVWTFSTGMLRGHEGGPLVVNDVIYIHTGYPHKVYALDQATQSVLWEYVYSADKGTDQSQVISVMCCDVVNRGLAYGDGKIFLGQGDATLVALDAKTGKVVWKVKNGDPKLGMTSTNAPLVVKDKVLTGISGGEFGVRGFLAAYNIKDGSLAWKKFSMGPDDEVGLDPATTMTWTDGKMAPVGKDSSLKTWQGDQWKIGGGTTWGWYSYDPDLNLVYYGSGNPSTWNPVQRPGDNKWSMTIWARDVDTGEAKWVYQMTPHDEWDYDGINEMMLVDQEMTAKDGSKHSKLLTHFDRNGFGYTLDRVTGELLVAEKFDKAVNWATHVDMKTGRPQVNPKYSTQHGGQDVDTKGICPSAMGAKNEPPVTYSPRTKLIYIPGNHTCMNYEPFEVEYTAGQPYVGATLNIFPAKANVKTGEKESGNHMGSFTAWDPATGNIAWQIDEPFSLWSGMLSTAGDVVVYGTLEGYLKVRDAKTGEELYRFKTPSGVIGNVNTWTYNGKQYIGVLSGIGGWAGVGMAAGLEGDTEGLGAVGAYKGLSSHTKLGGVFTVFTLP; encoded by the coding sequence ATGAAAAAACCCGTGAAAAGCTGGCTCATCGCGAGTTCCATTGCATCGTTGCTGGCAGTACCCGGGGTCTCTTTCGCGAACGCCGAAGTGGAAGCACTCACCAAGGATCCGAAGAACTTTGCGACTTGGGGTGGCAACTACGCGGGCACGCGTTACAGCACGCTGGACCAGATTAATTTCAAGAACGCCAAGCACCTGCAGCCGGTCTGGACGTTCTCCACCGGCATGCTGCGCGGCCATGAAGGCGGTCCGCTCGTCGTCAACGACGTGATTTACATTCACACCGGGTATCCTCACAAGGTCTACGCCTTGGATCAGGCGACCCAGTCCGTGCTGTGGGAATACGTCTATTCGGCCGATAAGGGCACCGATCAGTCGCAGGTCATTTCCGTGATGTGCTGCGACGTGGTCAACCGCGGTCTGGCGTATGGCGACGGCAAGATCTTCCTGGGACAAGGCGACGCCACCTTGGTCGCCCTCGACGCCAAGACCGGCAAGGTCGTCTGGAAAGTCAAGAATGGCGATCCGAAGTTGGGCATGACTTCCACCAACGCACCGCTGGTCGTCAAGGACAAGGTCCTGACGGGTATCTCCGGCGGTGAATTCGGCGTGCGCGGCTTCCTGGCCGCTTACAACATCAAGGATGGGAGTCTGGCCTGGAAGAAGTTCAGCATGGGGCCGGACGACGAAGTGGGCCTGGATCCCGCAACCACCATGACCTGGACCGACGGCAAGATGGCGCCGGTCGGCAAGGACTCGTCGCTGAAGACCTGGCAGGGCGACCAGTGGAAGATTGGCGGCGGCACCACCTGGGGCTGGTACAGCTACGATCCGGACCTGAACCTGGTCTATTACGGTTCGGGTAACCCGAGCACCTGGAACCCCGTGCAGCGTCCCGGCGACAACAAGTGGTCGATGACCATCTGGGCCCGCGACGTCGATACCGGCGAAGCCAAGTGGGTCTACCAGATGACCCCGCACGACGAATGGGACTACGACGGTATCAACGAAATGATGCTGGTCGACCAGGAAATGACCGCGAAGGACGGTTCCAAGCACTCCAAGCTGCTGACCCACTTCGACCGTAACGGCTTCGGCTACACCCTGGACCGTGTCACCGGCGAGTTGTTGGTGGCCGAGAAGTTCGACAAGGCCGTCAACTGGGCGACTCACGTCGACATGAAGACCGGCCGTCCGCAGGTCAATCCGAAGTATTCCACCCAGCACGGCGGCCAGGATGTCGACACCAAAGGCATCTGCCCCTCGGCAATGGGTGCCAAGAACGAGCCGCCGGTTACCTATTCGCCGCGGACCAAGCTCATCTACATTCCGGGTAACCATACCTGCATGAACTATGAGCCGTTCGAGGTCGAATACACTGCGGGTCAGCCGTATGTCGGCGCTACGCTGAACATCTTCCCGGCGAAGGCCAACGTGAAGACCGGCGAGAAGGAGTCTGGCAACCACATGGGTTCCTTCACCGCCTGGGACCCGGCGACCGGCAACATCGCCTGGCAGATCGACGAACCGTTCTCCCTGTGGAGCGGCATGCTCTCGACCGCTGGCGACGTCGTCGTCTACGGTACCCTGGAAGGTTACCTGAAGGTGCGTGACGCCAAGACCGGTGAAGAACTGTACCGGTTCAAGACGCCGTCGGGTGTCATCGGCAACGTCAACACCTGGACCTACAACGGCAAGCAGTACATAGGTGTTCTGTCCGGCATCGGTGGTTGGGCCGGTGTGGGCATGGCAGCCGGGCTGGAAGGCGACACCGAAGGTCTGGGCGCAGTCGGCGCCTACAAGGGCCTGAGCAGCCATACCAAGCTGGGCGGTGTGTTCACCGTGTTCACTCTGCCCTAA
- a CDS encoding quinoprotein dehydrogenase-associated SoxYZ-like carrier, which translates to MQAGIAPRIWLLLAGIVLSALAQAADPQDEGAWTSALRNQYFGDKPIEEGSGVIELTAPYRAEDPALVPLQITGKIPQTPEKYIRRITLIIDNNPVPFAASFDLTPATGKADLAMRVRVNSYTYIRAIAETSDGKLYMSKAFVKASGGCSAPLGSDLDAAMARLGKMKFRMDGDKASLGQANAVQLLVSHPNITGLQMDQISRLIKPAHYVEEVKVSFNGTQVLTAKTDIAISADPNFRFYFVPDKAGELKAEIRDNLGKTFTASQSVTD; encoded by the coding sequence ATGCAAGCTGGAATCGCCCCGCGTATTTGGCTCCTATTGGCAGGAATCGTTCTCTCCGCCCTGGCACAGGCGGCGGACCCGCAAGACGAAGGCGCATGGACAAGCGCACTGCGGAATCAGTATTTCGGCGACAAGCCGATCGAAGAAGGCAGCGGCGTCATCGAACTGACGGCGCCCTACCGCGCCGAGGACCCTGCCCTGGTTCCGCTCCAGATCACGGGCAAGATCCCGCAGACGCCGGAGAAATACATCAGACGCATCACCCTGATCATCGACAACAATCCCGTGCCCTTCGCCGCATCCTTCGACCTCACTCCGGCGACCGGCAAAGCCGACTTGGCGATGCGGGTACGCGTCAACTCCTATACCTATATCCGCGCCATCGCCGAGACCAGCGACGGCAAACTTTATATGAGCAAGGCCTTCGTCAAGGCCAGCGGAGGCTGCTCCGCCCCCCTCGGCTCGGACCTCGATGCCGCCATGGCACGGCTGGGGAAGATGAAGTTCCGCATGGACGGAGACAAGGCCTCGCTGGGACAAGCCAACGCCGTCCAGCTCCTCGTCAGCCATCCGAACATTACCGGACTGCAGATGGACCAGATTTCGCGCCTGATCAAACCCGCGCATTACGTCGAGGAAGTCAAGGTGAGCTTCAACGGGACTCAGGTCCTGACCGCCAAGACGGACATCGCCATCAGCGCCGACCCCAATTTCCGCTTCTATTTCGTGCCGGACAAGGCGGGCGAACTCAAAGCCGAAATCCGCGACAACCTGGGGAAAACCTTCACCGCCAGCCAATCGGTTACCGACTGA
- the glgX gene encoding glycogen debranching protein GlgX, giving the protein MTVPAKFDYSTGSPLPLGVHFQGTDANFSLFSRHGSRVRLLLFADPSHAQPHQVIDLDPHHHRTGDIWHVAVHGAHRGLAYAFQVDGPHEPHLGHRFDPEAVLLDPYATALVTPEHWEFSGAAVGGPGGVAAKALVTADHFDWGNDRPLKHHWSELVIYEAHVRGLSIHPSSAVRHPGTYLGVIDKIPYFKQLGITALELMPLQAFNPYEVTRYNPVTGDKLRNYWGYNTIAFQAPHAGYGTGAYPGCQVEEFKHMVKALHEADIEVLLDVVFNHTAEGDETGPILNFRGLDNSIYYLLEEDRRCYRNYSGCGNTVNCNHPVVRNYILDCLRYWVVEMHVDGFRFDLASILGRDRSGHLVPNPPLLELIAEDPILRDVKLIAEAWDAGGAYLVGRFPGERWCEWNGVYRDDLRRYWRGDSGMAGAFASRLCGSADIYEHSGKAPVNSINFVTCHDGFTLNDLVSYACKHNTANGEDNRDGSDHNFSANYGCEGPSGDHEINAIRRRQMKNFMASLLLSRGVPMILGGDEFCRTQFGNNNAYCQDNEISWFDWRLLEENLAFFEFIRKMIAFRTRHPVLSRELFYRPEDILWFNPAGGQPDWQTDTALGCCIRVVGEQEQPLCLLFNPTAEGLCFRLPDTLRGGVWIKAVDTAVESPCDTCEFEGVSPLPDQRRLFLPDRSLVVLAEGTATAAAACA; this is encoded by the coding sequence ATGACGGTGCCTGCAAAATTCGATTACTCAACGGGATCGCCCTTGCCCCTGGGCGTTCATTTCCAGGGAACGGACGCTAACTTCTCCCTGTTCAGCCGCCATGGCTCGCGGGTCCGCCTGCTGCTGTTCGCCGACCCGAGCCATGCCCAGCCTCACCAGGTCATCGATCTCGATCCCCATCACCACCGCACCGGCGATATCTGGCATGTGGCGGTGCACGGTGCGCACCGCGGCCTGGCTTACGCCTTTCAGGTCGACGGACCCCATGAGCCGCATCTGGGCCATCGTTTCGACCCCGAGGCGGTGCTGCTCGATCCCTACGCCACGGCTCTGGTGACGCCGGAGCATTGGGAGTTTTCGGGGGCCGCGGTTGGCGGGCCGGGGGGCGTGGCTGCAAAGGCATTGGTCACGGCGGACCATTTCGACTGGGGCAACGACCGTCCGCTCAAGCATCATTGGTCGGAACTGGTCATCTATGAGGCCCACGTACGGGGACTGAGCATTCATCCCTCGTCGGCGGTCAGGCATCCCGGCACCTATCTCGGCGTCATAGACAAAATCCCCTATTTCAAACAGCTCGGGATCACCGCGCTCGAGCTGATGCCGCTGCAGGCGTTCAATCCCTACGAAGTGACCCGCTACAACCCCGTCACCGGCGACAAGCTCCGGAACTACTGGGGCTACAACACCATTGCCTTCCAGGCGCCGCATGCGGGCTACGGAACCGGCGCCTACCCCGGCTGCCAAGTGGAAGAGTTCAAGCACATGGTCAAGGCCCTGCACGAGGCCGACATCGAGGTCCTCCTCGACGTGGTGTTCAACCATACCGCGGAAGGGGATGAAACCGGTCCGATCTTGAATTTCCGCGGCCTGGACAACAGCATTTATTACCTGCTGGAAGAAGACCGCCGGTGTTACCGCAACTATTCGGGTTGCGGCAATACCGTCAACTGCAATCACCCCGTCGTGCGCAACTACATTCTGGACTGCCTGCGGTACTGGGTGGTCGAGATGCACGTGGACGGCTTCCGGTTCGATCTGGCGTCGATCCTCGGGCGCGACCGCAGCGGGCATCTGGTGCCCAATCCGCCGCTGCTGGAGCTGATCGCCGAGGATCCGATCCTGCGCGACGTCAAGCTCATCGCCGAGGCCTGGGACGCCGGTGGCGCCTATCTGGTAGGGCGTTTCCCGGGCGAACGCTGGTGCGAATGGAACGGCGTATACCGGGACGACTTGCGCCGCTACTGGCGCGGCGATTCGGGCATGGCGGGGGCCTTCGCCAGCCGCCTGTGCGGCAGCGCGGACATCTACGAGCATTCCGGCAAGGCGCCGGTGAACAGCATCAACTTCGTCACCTGCCACGACGGCTTCACGCTCAACGACCTGGTCAGCTATGCGTGCAAGCACAACACCGCGAATGGGGAGGACAACCGGGACGGCTCGGACCATAACTTCAGCGCCAACTATGGCTGTGAAGGGCCGAGCGGCGATCATGAAATCAATGCCATCCGCCGCCGTCAGATGAAGAACTTCATGGCCTCGCTGCTGCTGTCCAGGGGGGTTCCCATGATCCTGGGCGGCGACGAGTTCTGCCGGACGCAGTTCGGGAACAACAACGCCTACTGCCAGGACAACGAGATATCCTGGTTCGACTGGCGGTTGCTGGAGGAAAACCTGGCCTTCTTCGAGTTCATCCGCAAGATGATCGCGTTCCGAACCCGTCATCCGGTGCTGTCGCGGGAGCTATTCTACCGGCCTGAAGATATCCTCTGGTTCAACCCGGCCGGCGGCCAGCCGGACTGGCAGACCGATACAGCTTTGGGTTGCTGCATTCGTGTCGTGGGGGAGCAGGAGCAGCCGCTGTGCCTGCTGTTCAATCCGACGGCGGAAGGGCTGTGCTTCCGCCTGCCGGATACGCTCCGGGGCGGAGTCTGGATCAAGGCTGTGGATACCGCCGTGGAATCGCCTTGCGACACTTGCGAATTCGAAGGGGTAAGCCCGTTGCCCGACCAGCGGCGCCTGTTCCTGCCCGACCGCAGCCTGGTGGTGCTGGCGGAGGGGACCGCGACGGCTGCCGCGGCCTGCGCCTGA
- a CDS encoding quinoprotein relay system zinc metallohydrolase 2, with amino-acid sequence MPPRFARTTGAALCGLWWGLAAAQPDLDLREIAQGIFVHQGRHELPDTHNRGEIANIGFIAGERCVAVIDSGGSPEQGRALKAAIAARTPLPVCYVINTHVHPDHIYGNRAFKGPGVSFIGHHKLAQVMAMRAPYYIEKAARDLGFTLTADDFVPPDQPVQEWMELDLGNRTLSLTAHGPAHTDNDLSVYDAKTGTLWAADLLFMGHLPVVDGSLTGWLKEIERLKAVPARLAVPGHGPAVSDWPQAIAAEERYLSGLATEVRAAIKQHRTMEQAMESVGTSMRGEWQLFDEFNKRNVSTAFAALEWEDD; translated from the coding sequence GTGCCCCCCCGATTCGCCCGAACCACCGGAGCGGCCCTATGCGGCCTATGGTGGGGTCTGGCCGCCGCCCAGCCGGACCTCGACCTGCGTGAAATCGCGCAAGGCATTTTCGTTCATCAGGGCCGGCACGAACTGCCCGACACGCACAACCGGGGGGAAATCGCCAACATCGGCTTCATCGCGGGCGAACGCTGCGTCGCCGTGATCGACAGCGGCGGAAGCCCCGAACAGGGCCGGGCACTCAAGGCCGCGATCGCCGCCCGCACTCCGCTGCCCGTGTGCTACGTGATCAACACCCACGTCCACCCGGACCACATCTACGGCAACCGGGCCTTCAAGGGGCCAGGCGTATCGTTCATCGGCCATCACAAGCTCGCTCAGGTAATGGCGATGCGGGCACCGTACTATATCGAAAAGGCTGCACGGGACCTGGGCTTTACCCTCACCGCCGACGACTTCGTGCCGCCGGACCAGCCGGTACAGGAATGGATGGAACTCGACCTCGGCAACCGAACGCTCAGTCTCACCGCCCACGGCCCTGCCCATACCGACAACGACCTGAGCGTCTATGATGCCAAGACCGGCACCTTATGGGCGGCCGACCTCCTGTTCATGGGGCATCTGCCGGTGGTGGACGGGAGCCTGACCGGCTGGCTGAAGGAAATCGAGCGACTGAAAGCCGTGCCGGCCAGACTCGCCGTCCCCGGCCACGGCCCGGCCGTCAGCGACTGGCCCCAGGCCATCGCCGCCGAGGAGCGCTATCTCAGCGGTCTCGCAACCGAGGTCCGCGCTGCGATCAAACAGCACAGGACGATGGAACAGGCCATGGAAAGCGTGGGGACTTCGATGCGGGGCGAGTGGCAACTGTTCGACGAATTCAACAAGAGGAACGTCTCGACAGCGTTCGCCGCGCTGGAATGGGAAGACGACTAA
- a CDS encoding substrate-binding domain-containing protein, protein MMKKTGLILAGFAWLVTTATAQAGGDAFKVCADPNNPPYSDQKGGGFENKIAELFAKELDKNLVYTWFPQRMGFIRNTLKAKEPDSEEYKCDVVMGLPAGYDQAATTKPYYRSTYALVYVKKKGWDDIHSAAHLDALPPERKAKLRIAMFDGSPATTWLLKHKLVEQGVPYQSMTADATINTTQTVEKELLAGKIDMAIVWGPMAGYLVYHNKAGTFAMIPMQSEEGVRFDFPMSIGVRIPDKARKEQLEALIDKKATDIEALLKKYHVPLLDKDGKLLTPAEE, encoded by the coding sequence ATGATGAAAAAGACAGGTCTGATTTTGGCCGGGTTTGCCTGGCTCGTCACAACCGCCACCGCGCAGGCGGGCGGCGACGCGTTCAAAGTATGTGCCGATCCCAACAACCCGCCGTATTCCGATCAGAAGGGCGGCGGGTTCGAGAACAAGATTGCCGAGTTGTTCGCCAAGGAACTGGACAAGAACCTCGTCTACACTTGGTTTCCGCAGCGGATGGGGTTCATCCGCAACACGCTGAAGGCCAAGGAGCCGGACTCGGAAGAATACAAGTGCGACGTGGTGATGGGCTTGCCTGCGGGTTACGATCAGGCCGCAACCACCAAGCCGTACTACCGATCTACCTATGCCTTGGTTTACGTCAAGAAGAAGGGTTGGGACGACATTCATTCAGCCGCGCATCTGGATGCGCTGCCTCCGGAGCGAAAGGCGAAACTTCGGATCGCGATGTTCGACGGCTCGCCGGCTACGACATGGCTACTCAAGCACAAGCTGGTGGAGCAAGGTGTCCCTTACCAGTCGATGACTGCGGACGCAACAATCAACACCACGCAGACGGTAGAGAAGGAACTGCTCGCCGGCAAGATTGACATGGCGATCGTCTGGGGGCCGATGGCGGGCTACCTGGTTTATCACAACAAGGCGGGCACCTTCGCCATGATTCCCATGCAGTCCGAGGAGGGGGTGCGCTTCGATTTTCCGATGTCGATAGGGGTCCGGATTCCAGATAAGGCGCGGAAAGAGCAGCTGGAAGCGCTTATCGACAAGAAGGCCACAGACATCGAAGCGCTGCTCAAGAAATACCACGTCCCGCTGCTGGACAAGGACGGAAAGCTGCTGACTCCGGCCGAGGAGTAG
- a CDS encoding retropepsin-like aspartic protease family protein, with product MACPKDPWPGIARPYLLACAIFGLWPAGAEAAGLAEQLAALAQEHGFSIEGLDRLSAEPGRIAEGDIKDSLKALLQGYNYILMESRPGQIERVVITGTARSGGKPPPSSTIPTLRIGVHHQVEAILVGPNGVPQTVSVLVDTGASTVVLPTSMITTLGFDAERLAAGISQTASGQVHTKTGMLPSVTVGPASAENVPVSFIADKRLNGAMLLGMSYLNRFRVTIDDEHNEIVLLAK from the coding sequence ATGGCTTGCCCCAAAGACCCATGGCCGGGAATCGCCCGGCCGTATCTGCTCGCATGCGCGATCTTCGGGCTGTGGCCGGCTGGCGCTGAAGCGGCCGGGCTGGCGGAACAGCTCGCCGCATTGGCGCAGGAACACGGATTCTCGATCGAAGGGCTCGACCGTTTGAGCGCCGAACCGGGCCGCATCGCCGAAGGCGACATCAAAGACAGCCTCAAGGCGCTATTGCAGGGTTACAATTACATCCTGATGGAGAGCCGGCCGGGGCAGATCGAGCGGGTGGTCATCACCGGCACCGCACGCAGCGGAGGGAAACCGCCGCCGAGTTCGACCATCCCCACTCTTCGCATCGGCGTCCATCACCAGGTGGAAGCCATCCTCGTCGGCCCGAACGGGGTTCCTCAGACGGTATCCGTCCTGGTCGACACAGGCGCATCGACCGTAGTGCTGCCGACCTCGATGATCACCACCCTGGGATTCGACGCCGAAAGGCTTGCCGCAGGCATCAGCCAGACCGCGAGCGGCCAGGTCCACACCAAGACCGGCATGCTTCCCTCCGTCACCGTCGGCCCCGCCTCCGCCGAGAACGTCCCGGTCAGTTTCATCGCCGACAAACGACTGAACGGCGCGATGCTGCTGGGTATGAGCTATCTGAACCGATTCCGCGTCACCATCGACGACGAACACAACGAGATCGTGCTGCTGGCAAAATAG
- a CDS encoding HugZ family pyridoxamine 5'-phosphate oxidase produces the protein MAELDEIGTEARALLNQAYDGVLSTHSADMPGYPFGSVMPYCLDRGGAPVIYIASIAQHTRNIQANPKVSLIVLDRSVGDVQTNGRLTLLADAQPVPEDEVDAAERYFSFFPDARRFQNTHSFAFYRLAPVRLRYIGGFGRIHWLSPERVLLSNPFGAEEERAMLEHMNADHRQAMCRYCDAASVAVEAGTEPAMVGIDGEGFHLRVGSRVVRFAFPAPASTPAEVRAALLAMARSGQ, from the coding sequence ATGGCGGAATTGGACGAAATCGGAACGGAAGCGCGCGCGCTGCTGAATCAGGCATATGACGGCGTGCTTTCCACGCATTCGGCAGACATGCCGGGATATCCCTTCGGCTCGGTGATGCCGTACTGCCTGGATCGGGGCGGTGCGCCAGTCATCTACATTGCCAGCATCGCCCAGCACACCCGGAACATCCAGGCGAACCCGAAGGTCTCGCTGATCGTGCTCGACCGCAGCGTCGGGGACGTGCAGACAAACGGCCGGTTGACCCTGCTCGCCGACGCGCAGCCCGTGCCCGAGGACGAAGTGGATGCCGCCGAGCGTTATTTCTCCTTTTTCCCGGACGCCCGCCGTTTCCAAAACACCCATTCCTTCGCCTTCTACCGGCTGGCGCCGGTGCGCCTGCGCTATATCGGCGGCTTCGGCCGGATTCATTGGCTGTCGCCGGAACGGGTGCTGCTGTCCAACCCCTTCGGTGCGGAGGAGGAAAGGGCGATGCTGGAGCATATGAACGCCGACCACCGCCAGGCGATGTGCCGGTATTGCGATGCGGCCAGCGTTGCCGTCGAAGCCGGCACCGAACCGGCCATGGTCGGGATCGACGGGGAGGGATTCCATCTCCGGGTGGGTTCCAGGGTGGTGCGTTTCGCCTTTCCCGCCCCGGCGTCGACGCCGGCCGAAGTGAGGGCGGCCCTGTTGGCGATGGCGCGCTCCGGCCAGTGA
- the prfB gene encoding peptide chain release factor 2 (programmed frameshift), with translation MRELNPLYNQIKDLKSRQDALRGYLDFDIKQERLTEVLRELEDPKIWDNPERAQALGKERTQLEGVVNRLNEIAAGVSDAEELLQLAVEEDDEDSVESVATDLAHYEDVVAEMEFRRMFSGEMDPNSAFLDIQAGSGGTEAQDWAQMLERMYLRWGERKGFRTELVEESAGDVAGIKSATIRFEGEYAYGWLRTETGVHRLVRKSPFDSGNRRHTSFSSVFVSPEIDDNIDIDINPADLRTDVYRASGAGGQHVNRTESAVRITHVPSGVVVQCQSQRSQHANRDWCMKQLRAKLYEMEIQKRNTEKQKLEDSKSDIGWGSQIRSYVLDQSRIKDLRTNVETGNPQAVLDGDLDLFIEASLKSGL, from the exons ATGCGCGAACTCAATCCTCTCTACAATCAAATCAAAGACCTCAAGAGCCGCCAGGATGCTCTTAGGGGGTATCTT GACTTCGACATCAAGCAGGAACGCCTGACCGAAGTCCTGCGCGAACTGGAAGACCCAAAGATCTGGGACAACCCGGAACGCGCCCAGGCGCTCGGCAAAGAGCGCACCCAACTGGAAGGCGTGGTCAACCGGCTGAACGAGATTGCGGCCGGCGTCAGCGATGCGGAGGAGCTGCTCCAGCTCGCGGTCGAGGAAGACGACGAGGACAGCGTCGAATCGGTCGCCACGGACCTGGCTCACTATGAGGATGTCGTCGCCGAAATGGAGTTCCGCCGCATGTTCTCCGGCGAAATGGACCCGAACAGCGCGTTCCTGGACATCCAGGCCGGTTCCGGCGGCACCGAGGCCCAGGACTGGGCCCAGATGCTGGAACGCATGTACCTGCGCTGGGGCGAACGCAAAGGCTTCAGGACCGAACTGGTGGAAGAATCCGCCGGCGACGTCGCCGGCATCAAGAGCGCGACCATCCGCTTCGAGGGCGAATACGCCTATGGCTGGCTGCGCACCGAAACCGGGGTGCACCGGCTGGTGCGGAAATCGCCGTTCGACTCCGGCAACCGCCGCCACACCTCGTTTTCCTCGGTGTTCGTCTCGCCTGAAATCGACGACAACATCGACATCGACATCAACCCGGCCGACCTGCGCACCGACGTTTACCGCGCCAGCGGCGCCGGCGGCCAGCACGTCAACCGGACAGAGTCGGCAGTGCGCATCACCCACGTCCCCTCCGGTGTCGTGGTGCAATGCCAAAGCCAGCGTTCCCAGCACGCCAACCGCGACTGGTGCATGAAGCAGTTGCGCGCCAAGCTGTACGAAATGGAGATACAGAAGCGCAATACCGAGAAGCAGAAGCTGGAAGATTCCAAGTCCGACATCGGCTGGGGCAGCCAGATCCGGTCCTACGTGCTGGACCAGTCCCGCATCAAGGATCTGCGCACCAACGTGGAAACCGGCAATCCCCAGGCAGTGCTCGACGGCGACCTGGACCTGTTCATCGAAGCCAGCCTGAAGAGCGGCCTGTAA
- the lysS gene encoding lysine--tRNA ligase, with product MSELQDENKLIALRREKLAERRQAGVAFPNDFRRDTLAAELHERFGEETAEALESLPVTAKLAGRLMGKRIMGKASFAHIQDMSGRMQIFLQRDALAEGVYEDFKGWDIGDVVGVEGTVFRTKTGELSVKATGIRLLTKSLRPLPEKFHGLTDAETCYRQRYVDLIMNEDSRRVFQLRSAIVRYIREFLSERGFIEAETPMMQVIPGGARAKPFVTHHNALGLDLYLRIAPELYLKRLVVGGFEKVFEINRSFRNEGLSTRHNPEFTMIEFYQAYADYRDLMDLTETLMRGIALSLLGGTVVTHQGKDYDLGQPFRRMTVLESILHHNPDIRAEELADRENAACIAARLGIPVAAGDGLGKIQTEIFEKTVEDRLDEPTFITAYPAEVSPLARRNDDNPFVTDRFEFFVGGRELANGFSELNDPEDQAERFRKQVEDKAAGDEEAMHYDADYIRALEYGLPPTAGEGIGIDRLVMFFTDSPSIRDVILFPHMRPESNQTIRVDDSRRPEAESANQIVSS from the coding sequence ATGAGCGAACTGCAAGACGAAAACAAACTGATCGCGCTGCGCCGGGAAAAGCTCGCTGAACGGCGGCAGGCCGGCGTCGCCTTCCCCAACGACTTCCGCCGCGACACTCTGGCTGCAGAGCTGCACGAGCGTTTCGGCGAGGAAACGGCGGAAGCGCTGGAGAGCCTTCCCGTGACGGCAAAGCTGGCGGGCCGGCTGATGGGCAAACGCATCATGGGCAAGGCCAGCTTCGCCCATATCCAGGACATGTCCGGCCGCATGCAGATATTCCTGCAGCGGGACGCCCTGGCGGAAGGCGTCTACGAGGACTTCAAGGGCTGGGACATCGGCGACGTGGTTGGCGTGGAAGGCACGGTGTTCCGCACCAAGACCGGCGAGCTGTCGGTGAAAGCCACTGGCATCCGCCTGCTCACCAAGTCGCTGCGCCCACTGCCCGAGAAGTTTCACGGACTGACTGATGCCGAGACCTGCTACCGCCAGCGCTACGTGGACCTCATCATGAACGAGGACTCGCGCCGGGTGTTTCAGCTCCGCAGCGCCATCGTGCGCTATATCCGCGAATTCCTGAGCGAGCGCGGCTTCATCGAGGCCGAAACGCCGATGATGCAGGTGATCCCCGGCGGTGCCCGCGCCAAGCCCTTCGTCACCCATCACAACGCCTTGGGGTTGGACCTGTACCTGCGGATCGCCCCGGAGCTTTACCTCAAGCGGCTGGTGGTGGGCGGCTTCGAGAAAGTATTCGAGATCAACCGCAGCTTCCGCAACGAGGGCTTGTCCACCCGGCACAATCCCGAGTTCACGATGATCGAGTTCTATCAGGCCTATGCCGATTACCGCGACCTGATGGACCTGACCGAAACGCTGATGCGGGGGATTGCGCTGAGCCTGCTGGGCGGCACCGTCGTTACCCATCAAGGCAAGGATTACGACCTGGGACAGCCGTTCCGGCGCATGACGGTGCTGGAATCGATCCTGCATCACAACCCGGATATTCGGGCTGAAGAGCTGGCCGATCGCGAAAACGCCGCCTGCATCGCAGCGCGACTGGGCATCCCAGTCGCCGCAGGCGACGGACTCGGCAAGATCCAGACCGAAATCTTCGAGAAAACCGTGGAAGACCGGCTGGACGAACCGACCTTCATCACCGCCTATCCGGCCGAGGTCTCTCCTCTGGCCCGGCGCAACGACGACAACCCGTTCGTCACCGACCGCTTCGAATTCTTCGTAGGCGGGCGCGAGCTGGCGAACGGATTTTCCGAGCTCAACGATCCGGAAGACCAGGCCGAGCGCTTCCGCAAGCAGGTGGAGGACAAGGCCGCGGGCGACGAAGAAGCCATGCACTACGACGCCGACTACATCCGCGCGCTCGAATACGGCTTGCCGCCCACCGCCGGCGAAGGCATCGGCATCGACCGCTTGGTGATGTTCTTCACCGACTCGCCTTCCATCCGCGACGTGATCCTGTTTCCCCACATGCGGCCGGAATCAAATCAAACCATTCGGGTTGATGACTCCAGGAGGCCTGAAGCCGAGTCGGCAAATCAAATAGTGAGCTCTTGA